One Limisphaera ngatamarikiensis genomic window, GAGTATGGACCGTTTGGGGAGCCTTTGCGGATGACGGGTGCTGCGGCCGGTGTGAATCCGTTCCGCTTCAGCACGAAGCGCACGGAGGACGGAACGGGCCTGGTGCTGTACGAATATCGCGCCTACTCACCCAGCTTAGGTCACTGGCTGAGTAGGGATAAGATAAACGAAAAAGGAGGGATAAATCTTTATGGATACACAGCAAACCAGCCAATCGCTGCAATAGATTTCCTTGGCTTAGATTATTATATTGTGCAGACAGAAGGAGCTTGTGGGGTTAAGCACCGGGTTTTGGTGGGAGAGATAAATCGCACTAATTCTTACATGATCCACTTCGCGCCAAATACGGAACGCATCCTCTCTCTACGGCGCATTTGTGGCGAAGGCAAGTATAGCTATGGGGGTGTGTACAATAGACCTGCGCGGGACCTAGCTGCGGAGCTGGGACCAGTAGAAAAACATGTTAAGACTACACCAGAAGAAGACGAGAGGATGCACAACGCGGCGAAAGCATTGGACGGAGTGAAACGGACGTATTGCATACTAATACATGACTGTCGCTCAATAGAGCGTGATTGCAAAAAGGAGGCT contains:
- a CDS encoding RHS repeat-associated core domain-containing protein encodes the protein VDRRRVDWTYDALGRRVRQVRYVLTNSTWQVVEDLKLVSDPELFGRHIAELNGTNGAVVRSYVWGLDLSGSLDGAGGVGGLLWVRLSGGAAAGLHFVTYDGNGNVWNLVSAGTGTETARYEYGPFGEPLRMTGAAAGVNPFRFSTKRTEDGTGLVLYEYRAYSPSLGHWLSRDKINEKGGINLYGYTANQPIAAIDFLGLDYYIVQTEGACGVKHRVLVGEINRTNSYMIHFAPNTERILSLRRICGEGKYSYGGVYNRPARDLAAELGPVEKHVKTTPEEDERMHNAAKALDGVKRTYCILIHDCRSIERDCKKEAELQSKAEEQANVENEVTQSR